The following proteins are co-located in the Labrys monachus genome:
- a CDS encoding HesB/IscA family protein: MRPKFKVVSLTDAAAEKIKSIMAGADRPFEGVRVGVKNGGCAGMSYTMEYAEAVHPLDEIVEDKGVKVLIDPKAVLFLLGTEMDYKTDKLSAQFVFNNPNQTSACGCGESVAITPASDAALEATP; encoded by the coding sequence ATTCGTCCCAAGTTCAAAGTCGTGTCGCTGACGGATGCGGCGGCCGAGAAGATCAAGTCCATCATGGCGGGCGCCGACAGGCCCTTCGAAGGGGTGCGGGTCGGCGTGAAGAACGGCGGTTGTGCCGGCATGTCCTACACGATGGAATATGCCGAGGCGGTCCATCCTCTCGACGAGATCGTCGAGGACAAGGGCGTGAAGGTCCTGATCGACCCCAAGGCCGTGCTTTTCCTGCTCGGCACCGAGATGGACTACAAGACCGACAAGCTGTCGGCGCAATTCGTGTTCAACAATCCGAACCAGACATCCGCCTGCGGCTGCGGGGAATCGGTCGCCATCACGCCGGCTTCCGACGCGGCGTTGGAAGCGACGCCCTGA
- a CDS encoding DUF1467 family protein — protein sequence MSPLLSVALFFVIWWMTLFAILPLGVKSQFEAGEVVPGSEGAAPQRPMLLRKAALTTLVAAILFACVYVVVSHHLFYQTLFDFGPASVEVGRGG from the coding sequence ATGTCGCCCCTGCTTTCGGTCGCCCTCTTCTTCGTCATCTGGTGGATGACGCTGTTCGCCATCCTGCCGCTCGGCGTCAAGAGCCAGTTCGAGGCCGGCGAGGTCGTGCCCGGCAGCGAAGGGGCGGCTCCGCAGCGGCCGATGCTGCTGCGCAAGGCGGCCCTGACGACCCTTGTCGCTGCCATTCTCTTTGCCTGTGTCTATGTGGTAGTGTCGCACCACCTCTTCTACCAGACGCTGTTCGATTTCGGTCCCGCCTCCGTCGAGGTCGGGCGAGGGGGCTGA
- a CDS encoding TfoX/Sxy family protein, protein MDPDHLRDLFAGLPQLSIRRLFGGVGLYSEGRVFALGAFEQIWIKADAQTIPLFQQAGSAPFTYQGRTRTVTLPYWSLPDEALDDPEQALKWARLGLAASRRAFEAGPRQRRARALRSTS, encoded by the coding sequence ATGGATCCGGATCATCTGCGTGATCTCTTCGCCGGCCTGCCGCAATTGAGCATCAGGCGCTTGTTCGGCGGCGTCGGGCTCTATTCGGAGGGACGGGTGTTCGCGCTCGGCGCCTTCGAGCAGATCTGGATCAAGGCGGATGCGCAGACCATCCCGCTGTTCCAGCAGGCTGGTTCCGCTCCGTTCACCTATCAGGGCAGGACACGAACGGTGACCCTTCCCTATTGGAGCTTGCCGGACGAAGCGCTCGACGATCCCGAACAGGCGTTGAAATGGGCGAGGCTCGGGCTGGCCGCATCGCGGCGGGCATTCGAGGCAGGGCCTCGGCAACGTCGTGCCAGGGCCTTGCGGTCAACTTCTTGA
- a CDS encoding SUF system Fe-S cluster assembly protein, giving the protein MADADLAETRPNEPAVAGATALPPEEIDRLTDGIVAALKTVYDPEIPADIYELGLIYRVEIADDRKVSIDMTLTAPGCPVAGEMPGWVENAVLSVPGVSDVQVTMVFDPPWDQSRMSDEARVALDMW; this is encoded by the coding sequence ATGGCCGACGCAGATCTGGCCGAGACCAGGCCCAATGAACCCGCCGTGGCCGGTGCGACCGCACTGCCGCCCGAGGAGATAGACCGGCTGACCGATGGCATCGTCGCGGCGCTGAAGACGGTCTACGATCCCGAAATTCCCGCCGACATCTATGAACTCGGCCTGATCTACCGCGTCGAGATCGCGGATGACCGCAAGGTGTCCATCGACATGACGCTGACGGCGCCGGGCTGCCCCGTCGCCGGGGAGATGCCCGGCTGGGTCGAAAACGCGGTCCTGAGCGTTCCCGGCGTGTCGGACGTGCAGGTCACCATGGTCTTCGATCCGCCGTGGGACCAGTCGCGCATGTCGGACGAGGCGCGCGTGGCGCTCGACATGTGGTGA